The proteins below come from a single Tissierella sp. MB52-C2 genomic window:
- the aroC gene encoding chorismate synthase, with protein sequence MIRFLTSGESHGDSLQGIIEGLPANLYFNIEYINHELKRRQKGYGRSERMAIEKDEIIVLSGINNCHTTGNPISIMIKNRGTNIELTEVMRPRPGHGDLAGTLKYNRKGGRSVLERASARETAMRVALGGICKLLLKTLNIEVYSHVIKIGEVEVPKENCVNINKEELLKADKSILRVLDSKTEKIMIEKINNIRKEGDTLGGVIEVIGMNVPVGLGSYTSWDRRLDGKIAYSIMSIPGIKGIEFGLGFNTSNKPGSKVHDEIYYDVNGYHRETNNAGGIEGGVSNGENIVFRAVMKPIPTLKKPLNTIDMETKEQAYAQFERSDVCAVPSASIVAENMLAYVLANEIMKKFGGDSIEELKFNFKSYIAGLKER encoded by the coding sequence ATGATTAGGTTTTTAACATCGGGAGAATCTCATGGTGATAGTTTGCAGGGAATAATAGAAGGACTTCCAGCAAATTTATATTTTAATATAGAATATATAAATCATGAGCTTAAAAGAAGACAAAAAGGATATGGAAGAAGTGAAAGAATGGCTATAGAAAAAGATGAAATAATAGTTTTATCTGGGATAAATAATTGCCATACTACAGGAAATCCAATATCAATTATGATTAAAAATAGAGGAACTAATATTGAATTAACAGAGGTAATGAGACCTAGACCAGGTCATGGAGATTTAGCAGGGACGTTGAAGTATAATCGGAAAGGTGGGAGAAGTGTTTTAGAAAGGGCTAGCGCAAGAGAAACGGCTATGAGAGTTGCATTAGGCGGTATATGTAAATTGTTATTAAAAACTCTCAATATAGAAGTATATAGCCATGTAATTAAAATTGGAGAAGTTGAAGTTCCCAAAGAAAACTGCGTTAATATAAATAAAGAAGAACTTCTGAAGGCAGATAAATCTATTCTAAGGGTTCTAGACTCAAAAACCGAAAAAATTATGATAGAAAAAATAAATAATATAAGAAAGGAAGGAGATACTTTAGGTGGAGTCATAGAGGTAATAGGTATGAATGTTCCAGTAGGGTTAGGAAGTTATACTAGTTGGGACAGAAGATTAGATGGAAAAATTGCTTATAGCATAATGAGTATTCCTGGAATAAAGGGAATTGAATTTGGTCTAGGATTTAATACATCTAATAAGCCTGGTTCAAAAGTACACGATGAGATATACTATGATGTCAATGGATACCATAGAGAAACCAATAATGCAGGTGGAATTGAAGGAGGAGTTTCCAACGGAGAAAATATAGTATTTAGAGCAGTTATGAAACCTATACCTACCCTAAAGAAACCTTTAAATACTATAGATATGGAGACAAAAGAGCAGGCTTATGCTCAATTTGAAAGATCAGATGTTTGTGCTGTACCATCAGCTAGCATTGTAGCAGAAAATATGCTGGCATATGTATTGGCTAATGAAATAATGAAAAAATTTGGCGGAGATAGTATAGAAGAACTTAAATTTAATTTTAAAAGTTATATTGCTGGATTAAAAGAGCGGTAA